A stretch of the Flavobacterium sp. 5 genome encodes the following:
- a CDS encoding response regulator transcription factor, which produces MKILIIEDEQEIAQSIKNYFKTNGIHCETAENYAVALIKIENYDYDCILLDLMLPDGDGFDILRELKNKNKSEGVIIISAKETLDTRIEGFNLGADDFLTKPFHLSELLVRMQALIRRKNFHGNNSIIFNEINVDILSKTVIVNNQKLDLTKKEIDLLLFLIGNHNKVLSKGAIAEHLSGDMADMLDNHDFIYAHIKNLKKKLHAAGSGDYIKTIYGLGYKWENE; this is translated from the coding sequence ATGAAAATTCTAATTATAGAAGATGAGCAGGAAATTGCTCAAAGTATTAAAAATTATTTTAAGACTAATGGCATTCATTGTGAAACCGCTGAAAATTATGCCGTAGCCCTTATAAAAATTGAGAATTATGACTACGATTGTATATTGTTGGATCTAATGCTTCCTGATGGCGACGGATTTGACATTTTGAGAGAATTAAAAAACAAAAACAAATCCGAAGGTGTTATCATTATATCAGCAAAAGAAACTTTAGACACCCGCATTGAAGGTTTTAATCTTGGCGCAGATGATTTTCTGACAAAACCATTTCATCTTTCAGAACTTTTAGTCCGAATGCAGGCACTCATCCGCCGCAAGAATTTTCACGGAAATAACAGTATTATTTTCAATGAAATTAATGTTGATATTTTATCTAAAACAGTAATTGTCAATAACCAAAAACTGGATCTGACCAAAAAAGAAATAGATTTACTGCTGTTTTTAATTGGCAACCATAATAAGGTTTTATCCAAAGGTGCAATAGCAGAACATCTTTCCGGCGATATGGCTGACATGCTTGACAATCATGATTTTATATACGCCCATATAAAGAATCTAAAAAAGAAACTCCACGCTGCCGGAAGTGGCGACTATATAAAAACAATTTACGGTTTAGGATACAAATGGGAAAATGAGTAA
- a CDS encoding LTA synthase family protein, whose translation MKKIQFTKPLINFLLIGLLILTVSRFILFFFFRNRVVETQDYGYIFPIGLRMDLIVLCYLLFLPLALIALVPDSFLKKIQGFLTVYFILFLTLILFMELSTLDFINEYDTRPNKLFIDYLIYPKEVVGTLLKSYLSSIFVTVIILAGFVYTLIRYRKPLFGIRNNNYKTKLALFPLVAFFVFFGARSSLTSKRPVNASNAIFSTDHLTNSLGLNSFYTVAFALYSIKNESNTEKMYGKMNYAEAISRVKKYMDVKPNEYTDDSIPLLHIQKTNKVINRPYNIVIILEESLGAEYVGSLGGLPLTPEFDKLTNEGTLFTNLFSTGTRSVRGIEAVVTGFLPSPSESVVKLNNSQTDFYTIASLLKQKGYDTSFIYGGMANFDNMGSFFNGNGFDKIIDEDDFDPNKSAFHGTWGWSDEDVMTKANNYFKSLGNKPFVSLVFSSSNHEPFEYPEGRITPYDKQKNTVNNAMKYADYSIGQFFKQAKKEKYYKNTIFLVIADHNTRTYGKHLVPIHKFHIPALIIGPGVPKGGKYNKLCSQIDIQPTVLSRIGMDTETPMSGRNLFDLSDSFQGRAMMQFNDINAFRVGNEVVIMQPNKKPLQFHVENDSIFTPKKLNEDLSKDALAHVITPFYLYEQRKYRLKSK comes from the coding sequence ATGAAAAAAATTCAGTTCACAAAACCTCTCATTAATTTTCTTTTAATCGGTTTGCTAATTCTTACTGTCAGTCGGTTTATTTTGTTTTTTTTCTTTAGAAACCGTGTTGTAGAAACCCAAGATTACGGTTATATTTTCCCTATTGGATTGCGGATGGATCTCATCGTTTTGTGCTACCTTCTTTTTTTGCCTTTGGCTTTAATTGCTTTGGTGCCAGATTCTTTTTTGAAGAAAATTCAAGGTTTTTTGACTGTATATTTCATTCTGTTTTTGACACTTATTCTGTTTATGGAATTGTCAACGCTTGATTTTATTAATGAGTATGATACCAGACCTAACAAACTATTTATCGATTATCTGATTTATCCAAAGGAGGTTGTTGGAACATTATTGAAAAGTTATCTCTCGTCTATTTTTGTTACTGTAATTATCTTGGCGGGATTTGTTTATACTTTAATCCGTTACAGAAAACCGCTTTTTGGAATTAGAAATAACAATTATAAAACGAAGTTAGCACTGTTTCCTTTAGTTGCTTTTTTTGTGTTTTTTGGAGCAAGGTCCAGTCTTACTTCCAAACGGCCTGTTAATGCCAGTAATGCAATTTTTTCTACAGACCATCTTACTAATTCTCTTGGTTTAAATTCGTTTTACACCGTTGCTTTTGCTTTATATTCAATAAAAAATGAAAGTAATACAGAGAAAATGTACGGGAAAATGAATTATGCCGAAGCCATTTCGAGGGTGAAAAAATATATGGATGTAAAACCAAATGAGTATACAGATGATTCTATTCCATTATTGCACATTCAAAAAACAAATAAGGTTATAAATAGACCTTACAATATTGTAATTATTTTAGAAGAAAGCTTAGGTGCAGAATATGTAGGTTCATTAGGAGGATTACCATTGACGCCGGAATTTGACAAACTGACAAACGAAGGAACCTTATTTACCAATTTATTTTCAACAGGAACGCGCAGCGTACGTGGTATCGAGGCGGTTGTTACAGGTTTTTTGCCCTCTCCATCAGAAAGTGTCGTTAAACTTAACAATTCGCAAACCGATTTCTATACAATTGCGTCGTTGCTGAAACAAAAAGGATATGACACCAGTTTCATTTATGGCGGAATGGCCAATTTTGATAATATGGGTTCTTTTTTTAACGGGAATGGTTTCGATAAAATTATTGATGAGGATGATTTTGATCCAAATAAATCTGCATTTCACGGAACTTGGGGCTGGTCAGACGAAGATGTAATGACAAAAGCCAATAATTATTTTAAAAGTCTGGGCAATAAACCCTTTGTTTCTTTAGTATTTTCATCTTCCAATCACGAGCCTTTTGAATATCCGGAGGGAAGAATTACCCCTTACGATAAGCAAAAGAATACGGTAAATAATGCGATGAAATATGCTGATTATTCGATTGGCCAATTTTTTAAACAAGCAAAAAAAGAAAAATATTATAAGAATACTATTTTTCTTGTAATTGCCGATCATAATACCAGAACCTATGGAAAACATCTTGTACCTATACATAAATTTCATATTCCGGCTTTGATTATTGGTCCGGGAGTTCCAAAAGGAGGAAAATACAATAAACTCTGCAGCCAGATTGATATACAGCCCACCGTATTGAGTAGAATTGGAATGGATACCGAAACACCAATGTCAGGAAGAAATTTGTTCGATTTATCTGATTCGTTTCAGGGACGTGCAATGATGCAATTTAATGATATTAATGCCTTCCGTGTGGGGAATGAAGTGGTTATTATGCAGCCAAATAAAAAACCTTTGCAATTTCATGTCGAAAATGACTCTATCTTTACGCCGAAAAAGCTTAATGAAGATTTGTCCAAAGATGCACTGGCTCATGTAATAACCCCTTTCTATTTATACGAACAAAGAAAATACAGGCTTAAAAGTAAATAA
- a CDS encoding sulfite exporter TauE/SafE family protein, whose product MTATLLILFICSYLAFSISAICGGGAGLMLIPILGQLLPVSSVPAALSIGTFTSSGSRLILFRKNICWPIVKYFVPAALPAVWLGAWLLKFVNPVYLEIAMGLFLVSNLTFLFQKKKELNKTEHPSNFVLGLIGFSAGFLSGLTGAVGLLFNRFYLRYGLTKEEIIATRAANEIILHLVKIVLYFLFGLISMKVIYIGVVVAFSAVLSSWSMKWILPKLSETSFKKIGYYAMTLSGFVMLSQSSSDLLAANNGNLATNSKNKGIETKLKWQDSHFALEFTYNEGFEFEQLIPITDLTNEQQKIVYSKRQSADEIVIEAVYVIGSKSYEAYYFKNNQLIQKIDFK is encoded by the coding sequence ATGACAGCAACCTTACTAATATTATTCATTTGCAGTTATTTAGCCTTTTCAATTAGCGCTATTTGCGGAGGCGGTGCAGGCTTAATGCTGATACCTATTTTGGGACAGCTTTTACCCGTGAGCAGCGTACCTGCAGCCCTTTCAATTGGTACGTTTACCAGTTCGGGTTCCCGATTAATTTTATTTCGAAAAAATATTTGCTGGCCTATCGTCAAATATTTTGTTCCAGCTGCTTTACCAGCTGTATGGTTGGGAGCTTGGTTGTTGAAATTTGTAAATCCTGTCTATTTAGAAATTGCAATGGGTCTTTTTCTAGTCAGTAATTTGACATTTTTGTTCCAAAAGAAAAAAGAATTAAATAAAACAGAACATCCGTCGAATTTTGTACTGGGTCTAATCGGTTTTTCAGCAGGTTTTTTATCGGGTCTTACAGGTGCTGTTGGATTGTTATTTAATCGTTTTTATTTGCGATACGGATTGACCAAAGAAGAAATTATAGCAACAAGAGCAGCAAACGAAATCATCTTGCATCTTGTAAAAATCGTGCTGTACTTTTTATTTGGCTTGATTTCTATGAAAGTAATTTACATAGGTGTAGTAGTCGCATTTTCTGCAGTTCTTTCCAGTTGGTCAATGAAATGGATTTTACCCAAATTAAGCGAGACTTCATTTAAAAAAATAGGATATTATGCCATGACACTTTCAGGTTTTGTGATGCTTTCGCAATCAAGTTCTGACTTATTAGCCGCCAATAACGGAAATTTAGCTACTAATTCTAAAAACAAAGGAATAGAAACCAAACTGAAATGGCAAGACTCTCATTTTGCTCTTGAATTTACGTATAATGAAGGTTTTGAATTTGAACAACTCATCCCAATTACCGACTTGACAAATGAGCAACAAAAAATAGTCTACAGTAAAAGGCAATCTGCGGATGAAATTGTAATAGAAGCAGTATATGTAATTGGTTCAAAATCCTATGAAGCCTACTATTTTAAGAATAATCAATTGATTCAGAAAATAGATTTCAAATAG
- a CDS encoding site-specific integrase: MKNINVTLRKRTLPSGKITLYLDFFPPIYNAKTHEFSRREYLGLYLVSKPKNNIDKAMNSENLHKAEMICANRLNVLNKQQIYTPFEQERLRLQEIGEKSFLQYIKQTAEIKTGNNAEIWKYAIIHFEKFLKNEDILMQEIDVTIIEDFREYILKAKCLKKKDQFLAQNTALSYFNKIKATLRKAYKKGLLQTDINAAVDSIKEQESQRNFLTMEEASRLFRTPCKKEIVKRVCMFSLLTGIRYSDIAKLTWEEVQYSKSEGYYIRFKQQKTDRPVTLPISQEAFEFLGEKEAQSKRVFYDLKKWDVDRLLPIWIKDASIEKHITFHCFRHTYATLQMAAGTDIFTVSKMLGHKNIKTTQIYTKIIDEKKRETTNKISFK, translated from the coding sequence ATGAAAAATATAAATGTTACATTAAGGAAAAGGACGCTGCCAAGTGGAAAGATTACATTATATCTTGATTTTTTCCCTCCAATCTATAACGCTAAAACTCATGAATTTTCGCGAAGAGAGTATTTAGGTTTATATCTGGTTTCAAAACCAAAAAATAATATTGATAAAGCAATGAATTCAGAAAATTTACACAAGGCCGAGATGATTTGTGCAAATAGGCTTAATGTATTAAACAAGCAGCAAATCTATACACCATTTGAGCAAGAGCGGCTACGTCTGCAGGAAATAGGAGAAAAATCATTCCTGCAGTATATAAAACAGACAGCAGAAATCAAGACCGGCAATAACGCTGAAATCTGGAAATATGCAATTATCCACTTTGAAAAGTTTCTTAAGAACGAGGACATATTAATGCAGGAAATTGATGTAACAATTATTGAGGACTTCAGGGAATACATTTTGAAGGCAAAATGTTTAAAGAAAAAAGACCAGTTTTTGGCTCAAAACACTGCATTATCCTATTTTAACAAAATCAAGGCCACCCTTCGAAAAGCTTATAAGAAAGGATTACTGCAAACTGATATTAATGCTGCGGTTGATAGCATCAAGGAACAGGAGTCCCAAAGAAATTTCCTAACTATGGAAGAAGCTTCAAGGCTGTTTAGGACACCATGCAAAAAAGAGATTGTTAAACGCGTCTGCATGTTTTCTCTGCTAACAGGAATACGCTATTCCGATATTGCAAAACTTACATGGGAAGAAGTGCAGTATAGTAAAAGCGAAGGATATTACATTAGATTTAAGCAGCAAAAAACGGACAGACCGGTAACTCTTCCTATTTCCCAAGAAGCGTTCGAGTTCTTAGGTGAAAAAGAGGCACAAAGTAAGAGAGTCTTTTATGATTTAAAAAAATGGGACGTAGACCGACTGCTTCCTATTTGGATTAAAGACGCATCAATTGAAAAACATATTACATTTCACTGCTTTAGGCATACGTATGCAACATTACAGATGGCGGCAGGTACTGACATTTTTACGGTATCGAAAATGCTGGGACACAAAAACATAAAGACAACGCAGATATATACAAAAATAATCGACGAGAAAAAAAGGGAAACAACTAATAAAATTTCATTTAAATAG
- a CDS encoding helix-turn-helix domain-containing protein, protein MSSKIEVIRICEHCKKQFTARTTRTRYCSHICNSRGYKALVRSGKVEKSNNETVQLLNTDLEKIKPLEFLKITQASLLFGISRSTIYRLVNNGYLDIAKFGKRTVIRRCDLEAFFAIPIQYVTLKTGQQFPGFDNCYTITQIQQKYNISSGALYLLIQRQGIVKYSVGKFTCVAKQDIDIIFNAVGR, encoded by the coding sequence ATGAGTTCTAAAATTGAGGTCATCAGAATTTGTGAACACTGTAAAAAACAGTTCACAGCCAGAACAACTCGGACACGATATTGTTCTCACATTTGCAACAGTCGTGGTTATAAAGCACTGGTACGTAGTGGAAAAGTAGAAAAAAGCAATAACGAAACTGTTCAGCTTTTAAACACAGATTTGGAAAAAATAAAGCCGCTTGAGTTTCTAAAAATTACTCAGGCAAGCCTTCTTTTCGGGATCAGCAGGAGTACTATTTACAGGTTAGTTAACAATGGATATCTCGACATTGCAAAGTTTGGCAAACGAACTGTTATCCGTAGATGCGACCTTGAAGCTTTCTTTGCTATTCCCATTCAATATGTTACTTTGAAGACTGGACAGCAATTTCCTGGTTTTGACAATTGCTATACTATCACGCAAATTCAGCAGAAGTACAATATTTCTTCAGGAGCACTCTATCTATTGATTCAACGGCAGGGCATAGTAAAATATTCCGTTGGAAAATTCACCTGTGTAGCCAAACAGGATATTGATATAATTTTTAATGCTGTTGGAAGATGA
- the mnmE gene encoding tRNA uridine-5-carboxymethylaminomethyl(34) synthesis GTPase MnmE: protein MIKNDSIVALATASGAGAIAVIRISGEDAITIANSVFRSIKNKDLTTQKTHTLHLGHIMDGEKTLDQVLVSIFKNPNSYTGENTIEISCHGSTYIQQQIIQLLLRKGCRMADAGEFTLRAFLNGKLDLSQAEAVADLISSDNEASHQIAMQQMRGGFSNEIAKLREELLNFASLIELELDFAEEDVEFADRTQFHELLNRIEFVLKRLIDSFAVGNVIKNGIPVAIVGEPNVGKSTLLNALLNEERAIVSEIAGTTRDTIEDELVIGGIGFRFIDTAGIRETKDYVESIGIKKTFEKIEQAQVVLFLVDGYQLLVDSKLNSLKVEIEKIKNKFPQKAILIIVNKSDKLSPQEQSIINQQLTTDSQQPTTIYISAKEKIGVDDLKNELLSFVNTGALRNNETIVTNTRHYDSLLKALDEIQKVKYGLETNLSSDLIALDIKEALYQFGLITGQVSNDELLGNIFANFCIGK, encoded by the coding sequence ATGATTAAAAACGATTCTATAGTTGCTTTAGCCACTGCTTCGGGAGCAGGAGCCATTGCTGTAATTCGAATTTCTGGAGAAGATGCTATTACTATTGCCAATTCAGTTTTTAGATCTATAAAAAATAAAGACTTAACCACCCAAAAAACACATACTTTGCATTTGGGTCATATTATGGATGGTGAAAAAACATTGGATCAGGTGTTGGTTTCTATTTTCAAAAATCCAAATTCCTATACAGGCGAAAATACCATTGAAATTTCATGTCATGGTTCTACTTATATTCAGCAACAAATTATTCAATTATTACTACGAAAAGGCTGTCGAATGGCTGATGCGGGTGAATTTACCTTAAGAGCATTTTTGAACGGTAAACTTGACCTTTCGCAAGCCGAAGCTGTAGCTGATTTGATATCTTCGGACAACGAAGCTTCTCACCAAATTGCTATGCAACAAATGCGTGGTGGTTTCTCTAACGAAATTGCTAAACTGCGTGAGGAATTATTAAATTTTGCTTCTTTAATTGAATTGGAATTAGATTTTGCCGAAGAAGATGTAGAATTTGCAGATAGAACACAATTTCACGAATTATTAAACCGAATTGAATTTGTCCTTAAACGTTTGATCGATTCGTTTGCTGTTGGAAATGTGATAAAAAATGGTATTCCTGTTGCTATTGTTGGTGAACCAAATGTTGGAAAATCTACTTTATTGAATGCTTTATTGAACGAAGAACGTGCCATTGTTTCGGAAATTGCAGGAACTACACGTGATACGATTGAAGATGAATTAGTAATTGGTGGTATCGGTTTCCGATTCATCGATACGGCGGGAATTCGTGAAACTAAGGATTATGTAGAAAGTATTGGGATTAAGAAAACGTTCGAAAAAATAGAACAGGCGCAAGTCGTATTATTTTTAGTTGATGGTTATCAGTTGCTTGTTGATAGTAAACTGAACTCATTAAAAGTTGAAATTGAAAAAATAAAAAACAAGTTTCCTCAAAAAGCAATTCTAATTATAGTCAATAAATCGGATAAACTTTCGCCGCAAGAGCAATCAATAATTAACCAACAACTAACAACTGATAGCCAGCAACCAACAACTATATATATTTCTGCTAAAGAAAAAATTGGTGTAGATGATTTAAAGAATGAGTTGCTTTCATTCGTCAATACTGGAGCTTTACGCAATAATGAAACTATTGTTACTAATACTCGTCATTATGATTCGTTATTAAAAGCTTTAGATGAAATTCAGAAAGTAAAATACGGCCTCGAAACCAATCTTTCTAGTGACTTAATTGCTTTGGATATCAAAGAAGCTTTATATCAATTTGGGTTGATTACTGGTCAGGTTTCCAATGATGAATTGTTGGGTAATATTTTTGCTAACTTTTGTATCGGAAAATAA
- a CDS encoding universal stress protein, with protein sequence MKKILFPTDFSDVSKNAFIYALKLADAVNAEIITLHVYEVDSPKYLDFSIYLQEIYEYEELSEFENYKDEVPLLRNIAEVNNLGHIPISNVLIEGSLAAEILKLSKEENIDFIVLGTKGVTNLRQIFLGTTLTNIMDESKMTVLGIPESCTYTPITKILFTTKYHFEDIEALHKAHNLSKIFNAHIDCLNVKPAHKVYNDDFIVDFKNVFKNSNVAFHSVLSDDVEGAILDFIQQKKINMMAAHIKHKGFFEKLFQISLSKKLAVDINIPFLSVK encoded by the coding sequence ATGAAGAAGATATTGTTTCCAACTGATTTTTCAGACGTTTCCAAAAACGCTTTTATTTATGCATTAAAACTAGCCGATGCAGTAAATGCAGAAATTATTACGCTCCATGTTTACGAAGTAGATTCGCCCAAATACTTAGACTTCTCTATTTATCTACAGGAAATTTATGAGTACGAAGAATTGAGTGAATTCGAAAATTACAAAGACGAAGTACCTCTTTTACGAAACATAGCCGAGGTCAATAATTTAGGGCATATACCCATTAGTAACGTACTCATTGAAGGTAGTTTGGCTGCCGAAATCCTTAAGCTTTCCAAAGAGGAAAACATAGATTTTATTGTTTTGGGAACCAAAGGAGTAACTAATCTAAGACAGATATTTTTGGGTACTACACTCACCAATATCATGGATGAATCCAAAATGACCGTTTTGGGTATTCCAGAAAGTTGTACATACACGCCCATTACAAAAATACTGTTTACAACAAAATACCATTTTGAGGATATCGAAGCATTACATAAAGCACATAATTTGTCCAAAATATTTAATGCTCATATCGATTGCTTGAATGTAAAACCAGCACATAAGGTTTATAATGACGATTTTATTGTCGACTTCAAAAACGTTTTCAAAAATTCCAACGTTGCTTTTCATTCCGTTTTAAGCGACGATGTCGAAGGAGCAATTTTAGATTTCATTCAACAAAAAAAAATAAATATGATGGCTGCACATATAAAGCACAAAGGATTTTTCGAAAAGTTATTTCAAATAAGCCTTTCCAAAAAATTGGCTGTAGATATCAATATTCCATTCTTATCGGTTAAGTAA
- a CDS encoding universal stress protein — MKKILFPTDFSEVANNAFIHALEFAKIVKGELVLLHTFELPVVENAFTPDNYYTLFDSLQLAQYDMFKSQIPKLRELAQKQHLENIQLNHKIMEGDLIYSIKKAIKEEKIDFVVMGTAGATGWEAFFIGSNTGSVVTAVDVPVLSIPVEAQYTKIKTIGFTTRFREKDKKPLRQVIKIAKKSNAIVKCLYVKTSKSDVTDEIINQWKNEFEKESVEFLITNSDLVKETILDFISHKNIDMLAMITHKRNFFSELFQPSLTQKFSNISTVPILAMHEE, encoded by the coding sequence ATGAAAAAGATTTTATTTCCAACCGATTTTTCTGAAGTCGCGAATAATGCTTTCATTCACGCTCTAGAATTTGCAAAGATTGTAAAAGGAGAACTAGTATTATTACATACTTTCGAATTGCCTGTTGTCGAAAATGCATTCACTCCAGACAATTATTACACACTCTTTGATTCGCTACAATTGGCACAGTATGATATGTTCAAAAGTCAAATCCCTAAACTTCGTGAATTAGCTCAAAAACAACATTTAGAGAACATTCAGCTAAATCATAAAATAATGGAGGGAGATTTGATTTACAGCATTAAAAAAGCCATAAAAGAAGAAAAAATTGATTTTGTTGTCATGGGAACTGCTGGAGCCACAGGATGGGAAGCCTTTTTTATAGGATCCAACACGGGCTCAGTAGTAACTGCGGTCGATGTTCCAGTGCTAAGCATACCTGTAGAAGCCCAATACACCAAAATCAAAACCATAGGTTTTACAACACGCTTTAGAGAAAAAGACAAAAAACCATTGCGTCAAGTTATCAAAATTGCTAAAAAATCGAATGCAATTGTAAAGTGCCTGTATGTAAAAACTAGTAAATCAGATGTTACAGATGAAATAATCAATCAATGGAAAAATGAGTTCGAGAAAGAATCTGTAGAATTTTTAATTACAAATAGCGACTTAGTAAAAGAAACTATTTTAGATTTCATATCTCATAAAAACATTGATATGTTGGCTATGATTACACATAAAAGAAACTTCTTTTCAGAACTGTTTCAACCAAGTCTAACTCAAAAGTTCTCTAATATTTCAACAGTACCAATTTTAGCGATGCACGAGGAATAA